In a genomic window of Babylonia areolata isolate BAREFJ2019XMU chromosome 3, ASM4173473v1, whole genome shotgun sequence:
- the LOC143280224 gene encoding uncharacterized protein LOC143280224: MATTVSHNASAVNSSDVITPQDLSAPSGELAGFVTSGALQAVENVIHIGVLPVLVITGTVTNVINMAVFRRQGLDDRVNLCLFRRVSLSLADLGYLLFLMVGKCHSLVSLVDPLKGGYWKIRYMNTVTGIYWGFMNTSAILTVIISLERCACVLAPLHAKLLIRVRTMAVLIVCVFVFVLGLYGLYNLRYTVIARTHLSNSKHSTVYVAVLSSFHLQHRAVTDTIYYFSAAIPIISLVVVIITTAITATQLHLTVAWRKETAQQSVTNSREVALTKMLVAISCVYVVCITPEALMPLVVLSRPEVQPEGRQPDLFYAITSLMHALCAVNSSVNFIFYWSLGSSLTSDVTTDLYMLVYDITKCTGSNCTAFVLLCTLVGVERANETCKVVAHNVGAFYIILVLGIRYWLLHRTA, translated from the exons ATGGCCACAACCGTAAGCCACAATGCAAGTGCTGTCAATTCGAGTGATGTAATCACTCCACAGGACCTCAGTGCTCCAAGTGGAGAACTTGCTGGGTTCGTCACTTCTGGCGCCTTGCAGGCTGTGGAAAACGTCATCCATATTGGTGTTCTGCCCGTGCTCGTCATCACCGGCACTGTCACgaacgtcatcaacatggccGTCTTCAGGCGGCAGGGCCTGGATGACCGAGTCAACCTGTGCTTGTTCAG gcgtgtcaGTCTGTCCCTAGCAGACCTTGGCTACCTGTTGTTCCtgatggtggggaag TGTCACAGTCTGGTGTCGCTGGTGGATCCTCTAAAGGGAGGCTACTGGAAAATTAGGTACATGAACACCGTTActg GTATCTACTGGGGTTTCATGAACACTTCCGCCATCCTGACTGTGATCATCTCCCTTGAACGCTGCGCATGCGTTCTGGCGCCGCTCCATGCCAAGTTGCTGATTCGTGTCCGGACGATGGCCGtgctgatcgtgtgtgtgttcgtcttcgtGTTGGGGTTGTATGGACTGTACAACCTGCGGTATACTGTGATTGCTCGCACACACCTTTCCAACAGCAAGCACAGTACTGTGTATGTGGCCGTTCTCAGCTCGTTTCATCTCCAACACAG AGCCGTCACGGACACCATTTACTACTTCTCTGCCGCCATTCCCATCATCTCCCTGGTTGTGGTCATCATCACCACGGCCATCACCGCCACACAGCTTCACCTCACTGTGGCCTGGCGCAAGGAAACGGCCCAACAGAGCGTCACAAACAGCAGGGAGGTGGCCCTCACCAAGATGTTGGTGGCCATTTCCTGCGTCTATGTCGTCTGCATCACACCAGAGGCTTTGATG CCCTTGGTGGTGCTGAGCAGGCCAGAGGTACAGCCAGAGGGACGGCAGCCTGACCTGTTCTACGCCATCACCTCACTCATGCACGCGCTGTGTGCCGTCAACTCCAGTGTCAACTTCATCTTCTACTGGTCCCTGGGCTCCAG TCTCACGTCTGATGTCACTACTGACCTCTACATGCTCGTCTACGATATCACAAAGTGCACTGGCAGCAACTGCACTGCATTTGTGTTGCTCTGCACTTTGGTTGGTGTTGAACGAGCGAACGAAACATGCAAGGTGGTGGCACACAATGTTGGCGCCTTCTACATCATCCTAGTTCTCGGCATTCGCTACTGGCTGTTGCACAGAACAGCGTGA